The following nucleotide sequence is from Cicer arietinum cultivar CDC Frontier isolate Library 1 chromosome 2, Cicar.CDCFrontier_v2.0, whole genome shotgun sequence.
TTTTGTTACATCTTCGACTACATCTCTAATTGCCACTGTCTTATGTGTAAAGACATCATACTAGTTTTGGCCTCTTAACATTCACACCTCTTGTGCCCcaacatatgattatcataaaaaatgcattttgacaaAAAGATTCATAACTCAAGAAATTAGTTTAGACGATGATATTTAGTGAGAAAATATATGGTACAAAAAAGAACGATTCATTGGAAGAGAAGAAGATAAGGTGACCTCATATGGGTAAATGACCTAATTTATTAGTAGTATTTCATAAAAGAAGTGTACTAATAACTCATACCATAATTTCAATCGTGTTATTAACCCACTTAGGAGGATATGACTTGCCCCAATTTATGTTCACAACCTTTCGAAATATATTGCTTCCACTTTGATCTGTGTAAGCCATATTATTTGCTCATTTTCCTTTATAACTtcttcattctatttttttttttgtgggtCTAGGTCGCCCTTCTGGGTTCTGGACCTAATAGGTCTTCATTCATTTTCGCCTAGGTCAGCCATTCGATTTTTTGGCCTAACAGGTCTTTATTCGACTTTGTATCATAAATTTTTCCTAGGTTGTCCTTTTGAATTATCAGTCTAGTAGGTCTTTACTcatttttgtaccctaatttttgcctaggttgccctttcaggttttccacctagcgggtatttattattttttttgtaccctaatttttgcttaggtcgccctttcaggttttcaacctagtgggtattattattattattattattattattattattattattattattattattttattattattttattattattattattattattttataccctaatttttgcctaggccGTCCTTTTagattttcaacctagcgggtcttCATTTAGATGTAATACTTTTTTGAAGCATCAATGTGTGCAAGTAGTGATAAGTCTTCTCAATCCATATTGGTGTGGATTAAAGCCACACttgaatgtattttttatgGTATTGGGGCTCATATTTGGGAGTCCACTTGTCATGCTAGTCCTTTTAGATATTTGAAATCTTCTTGAGCgctaattctttcttttgaagctctgaagttcatatgttcttcttttaagatcttttgaaataattgtccTTGAAATGAGGTAGTCAACACTTTTCTTGAATTGAATTCAATTTGGTCAACACAGATCATTACTCTTGATAAGgggatttttgtttgattggGTCGCACTgcctttattctatataataagaataaaagggGTGCCCTAATTATAGTCTGATTCTCAGGGAGAGTGTTCCACTGTTACGAGATAATATTTGGTACGAGAATTCTCTATCTAGTTTTTCTTTTACATTTGATAGTAAGCAGGATGGTCGTGACTTTCATTCTTGTGAGTGACTATTCTTCATCATGACTTTCTTATAACAATGAAGATAAAACGGCTAGAACATCAACTAGTTGATTATATTGTTGAGGGACATGATggaaaatgacttcaaatttTTAGACATTTGTCTAACATGTACATATAATGATCATCTTCTTATTCCAAATTTCACATTCTTGATTCAACAAGTTGATGATTAGGTCAAATCCTCATATGCTTTCAACATTTCACTTTTGATTTGTAGGCGGCTAGAATAGTCATGAtacaaacttcaaattcctccatgtgattggtatattcaaagtacaattagataatgataaagataaaacgACCTTTCTATTGGATTAGCATGGCGTTAACTGCATGTCCCAACATATTGAGGTCCATCCAAAtaatggattttatttttatcgttcTCATCCCCTTTAGTGGAATTAATAGCATGACTAAAATTATGTAATGAAATCTTAACAAACTTATTTATGAATGAACTACTTCCAAATATGTACAGTACATGGTTAGAATAGGAGAaaggaaaataatattaaaaaagaaatggcTAAATATACGAGGGATAGAAAGGAAGAGACAACAAAATGCATTTATcgatattcataatattaaggaaGCAATAAGGGATGGAAAGGAAGAGACAACAAAATGCATTTATcgatattcataatattaaggaaACAAGAGTGTGTCAATATAAAAAAGTATCGTAAGACTTTATAGTTAGCAATATTATCGGTGCTTTGGATAAACTCAGTAACTATATGCAACATCGtcaatgtcttcaacataaGCTTTATCGAggttttattttctattgtcCTTAAAGGTTTATACAAGATTTAACatttttctttagattgatGAATTTTTTCATGGCATCAAAGTAATAAGCGATTGTGATGAAAGTTCAACATAGACGACCCAACTTCTAGAGGTTCACCTGTGGCAAAAAACCAAAAAAGTATGTCCATGACCCAAGAGTAGGGGGTGGAGGACGAAGTTGAATCTCATTAGTATCAGGTTCAAATCATGTGGACAAATGACTTGAGGTAGACCAAAAAGTAAACTAAAAGGTAAAAAATTGTTAGGCTTAAGAAATCAAGGGGTAAACATGAGTTCTTCATGATATACTTTTTTTCATGAAGTATTCCCGTGATTTCAAGTATCAAGGGTTTATAAGATTTCCAAATTTTTAGCCACAAAGTCTTTCAGTTGATTCAGATAATCTTTGTATgcttcaattaatcaattattttagtcAGAGAACATGTTCGGTAAGCGTGTCGTGATACTCTTTTGTTgttgctattttttattttttttgaaggaaaattttatgagaatgtaaaaaaaaaaaggtgaatGCAATGATTATGTATTTAACTGAAACATTTTACTACCTCTTAATAtgcaattaatttttcttaaaaaaatgaggagaaaaagaaaaacaacatgttgcaaaatgaaataaaatatgcaACATGCGATGCATTATGATGAATATGAGATATAGATATGGtagatttttttcatatatacatgtgtcctacatggttcttttcttatttgatgattttttattgtGAACCTTTCCTatgggtggctctatagttctaaattgtCTCCAagagcacacaactcaattctaaaatattaatccaattaataggtaaactattaaaatagaaatattttagaaaagatcaactctaggtgagactttcaGGACAACCAAATAGCATGTACATCCAAAAGATTATCATTACACAATATCTAATTTATCTTTGGTTTGCACTCAGCCCGGGTATATAGCTCACTCATTAGTGTGTGAGTTGTGTTAGGGTAgagtatagaaaaataaataaaataaaataaaaaaatcgtCACAATGAGAATAAATTTACAAAACACATATGATTATATTCACaatataacaaaacaaataaaacaataggggtaatataaataaaataattatatacaattaattaaactggGCTTGACTCTCAAAAGTCCCCAGTAGTGGAGTCGCTAGTTGTTGCGTCCGGTTTGTCTGCGAAAAAAAAGAAGttgccaccaattttatttttttaaaagggaaaattagataaaacctaaaataaagtttttgaacaaaaaaacGTCCGGTTTGTCTGCGAAAAAAAAGAAGttgccaccaattttatttttttaaaagggaaaattagataaaacctaaaataaagtttttgaacaaaaaaaaaatggattcgGGAGCCGATTACgaatagagaaaataatattacccTACatcgtccgttaaaacggttactctataattaattgtaaccaaattatttatttatttaattatttattttaccccctaaaagaataataaaaaaaagaaaataaattatttacattattaaaagaaaaaaaaatattttttattaatttggtttgacaagggaaaaCCTTGCTCCTGCGTTTCATCAAGTGcaatagagaaatcaaaacacacgtagttcttgggtagaaagtATTTATGTCTTGTCtgatttttattgttaattttttattttttatttatataagtatcaaaaaataaaaaatagtaataataataataatattaataataataataataataataataataacgagAAAAAAGTGAGATATTTGTTCATGGATTATatcttctatttttgttttaaaataaagaaaaattagtttttgttaGAAAACAACGTAACGTGACAgtatgtgaacgagacagatggGCGCGACAGTGAAGCAACTGTTGAAGGATTTTCTCGTACGTTGTCTAATCTTTCGCGACACAAAGACCACCAACGATTGGGGGTGAGTGATATGGCGCGGCGAGCGAGCCTGAATTTCATCCGGCAGCAGCGACCATTAATTATAATCCTAAGGGAAAAATCATTTATCAgttgttatgattttatttacttatttgatAAAGACGTAATATGAGTTTTCTATTATATTACAATAGGGTGAACGTTGTTTTCTTGGtttataaacatcaattagttatatattttatttattattttgtattgcaaagaaaacaattttaggagtaagtaactttaaaaaaaaaatgaaagcttaatataagagtttaattttgtataaacagaaaaaatagaaagaaaaaaaaatatttattttaaaggatGCAATACAAAGactaataagcagaaaattagagaaaacaATAAGAAAATGATAGAATTGGTTTTCTCGTCTTGTACCTATTAAtctctctcattttttttctttctgtgcTCTCAAATGGTGCTCCCCATTCTACTCTTATTgtcgactatttatagactttttgggtgtagattacaaaagacaaaaaaataatttccaattgattaccattaatatatttttttcggtttcttttcatttaattgaccACCATTATACTAATTCTtattcgttttttttttgtttcttttttattcaactgatcaccattatactgatttttcTTATCATTGATTTATTTCATTTcgttttcttttcatttaaatgatgaccattataatgatttttattaccatcaatcaatttattttcatcCAATTAAACACgcttgtttttctttctttctatattttagaaaatagtgaAAATTTCTGAAAAGGAATCAGAGGCaaatagaaatcaaacacatcaatgattttctaaaacttaaaggtctaactatttatttttatcattattatttattatttatttttaatttttaatatatttattaaaaatattaaagtagCGGACAAAATTATGTGTCAACtaacaaaactaaaattatagtttgtatataaattaagtagAAGTTTGCAAGATTTCACAATAACaccaaacacacataaatgatTAGGAGGCTCATGTAGACAATTAGCAATCCTCAACTATTTATCTAAAAAATGACATGTTGGAGAATCAAATCTCTCATTCTAAAGGGAACATGAAAAGACATGTAGTTTCGTCTTATAGAGTAGATAAGCAATAAGAAATCATTTAGGTGATATActttcatttttgaaaaaaagaaacactATTGCCACATCAATATCAAGTAATACAAAccatttaacataaataaatttagagtTCATGGCCCGTTTGATGGCCAAGATAATTAGACATAGGATATGCACCAATCAGATATGATACggtaatcaattttttttaacatatcttgtttTAGCCTTATTTTCTAATCCTGAATTTAAGGTAGGTTAGAATAATCCTTTTCCATTCTGATAAaggttaataaatattttcttatttttgtcCTTTCCTACTCACATTTCTCCACTCTCAACTTGTCGTCTTCACTTACAACTTGTCATGTTTCTCTCCTCATCCCTCTCCATCGTGTTTTCCTCTCCATCCCCTTCTCCACTATCGCTCTCGTCTCCCTCTCCACTGCCACTGTCGTGCTCCAATTCCACTCTTTGATAAGCTAGTTCGTGTTTTTGGGAAATATCGTGCTAGTGGTAAAAGGGGGTGTTCCCTCTGCTGATAATGTCGAAGACATAGATAAAAAAGAGGTAGAACTAATTAATGATGAACAACTTGAAGTAGAAATTACTCAATCCCCATTTCTTTGTCAATCACAATCTAGGAGAAAGAATGACCAAGTGGAAATTCAATCAAATAGAAGAAACAAAGGAGCACATATTATTGCTAATGGTATTTCTGAGTTAGGAATTTTTTTTGGGAATTGGTTTGAAAAAAGTTTAGAACGATTGGGTGAAACTGCAAATTGTCTAGATGTTTGTAAAGATGTGTTTGGTGATTCAAGAAACATTATGAATGAGTTGAAGGAAATGCAGCTAATAGAAAAGAGCGTTTTGCTGCAGCagacaaaatattatatgtgCCACGCCGCTTGCACATattttggggttgtgatgatgTTGATCGTCTTGCATTTGTTAAGTCGTTGATCTACTAGTTCTATTTTTGTACTTGATTTTACTTATCTAACTTTAATACATTTTACTTTTGTTGGTTTATTTTATATGGTTTGTTGAAACATGTaagataatatattattatttatgatacTTTATTGCTACAATGTAGTCGTTAGTTTTAATTTGATACAATGTGTtggaaattttaataatatatgtttttatcattttttaatttttcaagtataaaaaattacgttataaattatttacatttttatagtatttttatttatttataaaaaaaatatatgaatgttattttgaaagaaaaaaattaaatagattataAGGACAAATTTGTCATTTTATCACAATATAAATCATATCAAGTTTGTTATCATGTGCACATCAAACACATGACACGATAACTCCTTATCATGTACATATCATATCTTGTCTCTATCCTGTTTCTTATCCTATCAAGTCTCTACCCTATCATGTAAGGCTGTGCATGattggttttttaaaaaaaccaaaccatatccatttaaaaactaatatatgaaTTTGGATTTATAACTAAatccattatttggtttaaaatcggttataaaaccaattataaaactggttatggttaaataaacgattttttttatgcaaccgatttaaaaaaatcaattttaaaatcgactttttctcaaaattagttaaaatttggttatttttaaatatctatttttttaaaaatgatttattcGTAGTTTAAAAACCGGCTATTAAGTAGTCACAcgataaattttcaattttatctaaCTTCAAGTTACACATAAAATGAGAAAAGCTCTTAAGTGTAGTAGTAAAACtcaacaaacataaaaatagtCCCTCATGTGTATAAAAATGGAACTAGAAATGGCTCAAAGGACTGAGAATAAAGATAAAAGGAATACAAGAAAGGATCTAGCTGAAATAGGGAACAATGCCGATGCTACTACACTCTTGACAGATGGTGCTGATGCTGGCTCATTCACAGGAGTGGCCAAACCTGGTGCTTCAGCAGATTTAGGAGAAGATGCTGGGGACAAGCTTGCACctagaattatatatatatatatatatatatgNNNNNNNNNNNNNNNNNNNNNNNNNNNNNNNNNNNNNNNNNNNNNNNNNNNNNNNNNNNNNNNNNNNtatatatattataatgatTCAAATTAGAGAAACGAATTATGATAAAATCTAACTCCTACGATCAAATTGGTTCAAGACTTTTCAAACACAACACAAtgaattattaacaaaattaaaaataattgacaaGGCCACAACTaattaagtttaaaatattgaaattctTTAAACTGAATTGATACTAGGCATCTGAAAACGTCTGAAGAACACATGAACTACAAAGGACACAACCAAGTGTAACGATTTATTTAAAACTGTACGAAAAATTGAGCATTGCaacatatatgatataaatacaGAAAAATTGGATATATTACTCACTATTTTGGGGCCATATCAATcaagcatatatatataatcccATTTTCAATTTGTaactaaattcaataaaaaaatttcaaaaccaaATATTTGTAAATTGCATAAAGTATTCAgatttaaatgaaaaaagtCAGAATGAGTTACATAAAGAAACATACCAGGAGCAGCAACAGGGGCttcaaattgaaattcaaaaatcCCAACTTTGCATCCTCTGCATCCAAGTTGAAATTTTCATTCTCGTCAATTTCCCTAATCACTtcaaatttaatgtaatttaaatttaattcatacCCCACATGTAATTTAATGTAAGCTTATGCGTCCTAATTTTCAGTCCTAAAAGCCCTTCTCTACACCCTTTGCAAAAACCCCAATCAAGTTTTTATCAACAGAAAGCTTATTCAATGTCAGAGTCCCATTTTTGTCAATTCTCAATCTTCACCAAGAGAAACATGAACCAGACAAGCACCACCAAATTCCATAGAAGTTATTtctgaaggaaaaaaaaaaaaaaacagttactTATCAAATCATAATTTAACAATTCTTAACTTATATTCAACTATTAAAGCATATACAATCTTACATTCCTCTAAAATCTCAAGCTCCTTGAAATCCTCAACTAAAATTGAATCACTTATTGAAGAGGATTTACACAATCCTTTAAGCCAACTAACATTACATACTAGAGCTTCAAATGTTTGAGGTGTGAGACAACTACGGTATTCGTCAATCACTCGTCCTCCAGTACTAAGTAGACTCATAGGCAACTGTGGAGATAGGTATGGCAAGCAAGTCTTTGGCTATCTTTGCAAGAATTAGAAAACGCCTTGAGTTTAACCTCCACCAGTTTAAAACATCAAAGTTGGTAGATGATCGACTCTCTAAAGATTCTTCCAAGTTGGTAGATGATCGACTCTCTAAAGATTCTTTCAATAGAGGACAAACCGATGCTCATTAAAAATCTATTATAACTATAAAGATGTTCCTTACCACTTAAATCATATTCAACTGATTTGTGATTCACTTTGGAATCCTTCTCCAACACCATTATACTCTATAATTAGTTCATCCAAAcaggttttcaacaaatcttttaaTTTGGTTGCATCAAATGAATTAAAGTTCTGAGTGATCAACCAATTGACAAACTTTAATTTGTTCCTGGGGTCTAAGATAGAAGAAATCAACAACatattcaaattttcaaattttcccCAATATTTGTCATACTTTGTTTTCATCCTATCAGCCATTACTTTTAAGCACATATCCTTGGAGTTGCACATTTTAAGTATCTTTTCACCTATTCCAAAAACTTCTAACATATACATATTAGAGGCAACATAAGAGGAACCAGATATTCGTAAGGTAGCAtcgtaaaacatttttaaaaatggcATAATTGGTTGTGCTTTCGCCCAATCGAAACTGGTAGGCACACCTTTCCCCTTCCCCTTAAGTAGTTCCTCAGAATACTTGGGATCATGAATTTCAAGCACTTCAAATGCCTTTCGATGCTTTAAAGCCGAGTCtaacattaaatatattgaGTTCCACCTAGTTTCCACATCAAGACAAACAAGACCTTTGTATTCAGAGTTTGACCGTTCTACAAATGCTTTAAATTTCGCAAACCTACGAGGAGAAGACCTAACATATTTCACAGTAGCACGAAGTCTTAAAATTGACATATCTAAATCACTCAATCCCTCACTAACAATGATATTTAAGATGTGCGCACAACAACGCATATGCATGTACTCTCCATTAAAAACTAAGTTGTTACAAGACATTATTCTTTTCTTCAATTGTTTGATTCCAAGATCATTTGATGATGCATTGTCAAGTGTCACAGTCAAAACACGATTCAGCCTCCAATCAGTCAAGCACGCATCAATTGTGTTTGTCATAACATCTGTGTGTGACTTGGGACTTGGCAAAATGTTAGAAACTTATTTTGCAAGTTCCAATTATTGTCTGAGCAGTGACACatataagacaaatatttgatagataattttaacttttctatATCCCATAACAACAAGGTATCACATGCAAGTGTAGTGTGTGATATAAGATTGAATTTTGGGTTTAAGCCACTTACAAATTCTTGAAAATCTGGATGCTCCACTTGTCGAAAAGGCAATTCCATGTCTGTAAAAATCTTCACGAgtaaatatcataatttttcttGATCAAGCCTAGGCTGAAGGGGAAGAAATAGTATGACCTTCAACATTCATTGCATCCAGTGTTCTCTTCCTCTTGTTAAATTCTCTATTGGGATTTTTCTTACATCCCATTGAATGTTGTATCATCGAACTCGTCCCATTATCACACTTGAGCTTCCTACTACAATGGTTGCAAATAGATGTCCAATCCAAGTTAGGATCTACTTTGAAATTATTCCAAACAAAAGATTGGTTTTTATGACCTTTGGTTCAAGGTGGTAACATGGTAGTTGTGTTCGGGACAATTGGTGGAGGAGAAACAAACAAATCTACAGTCTCAGATTGACCACCTATCTTGATGTAACGTTACAGGTTGCTGCAATAATAATGAAGATAGTTAATGAACTTAAAATGTTCAAGGTACAAATCCACATGCATCATCCAAACTAATGTTCAAGGTACAAAGAACTAACA
It contains:
- the LOC105851620 gene encoding zinc finger BED domain-containing protein RICESLEEPER 2-like, whose translation is MTNTIDACLTDWRLNRVLTVTLDNASSNDLGIKQLKKRIMSCNNLVFNGEYMHMRCCAHILNIIVSEGLSDLDMSILRLRATVKYVRSSPRRFAKFKAFVERSNSEYKGLVCLDVETRWNSIYLMLDSALKHRKAFEVLEIHDPKYSEELLKGKGKGVPTSFDWAKAQPIMPFLKMFYDATLRISGSSYVASNMYMLEVFGIGEKILKMCNSKDMCLKVMADRMKTKYDKYWGKFENLNMLLISSILDPRNKLKFVNWLITQNFNSFDATKLKDLLKTCLDELIIEYNGVGEGFQSESQIS